The genomic region TACCTAAACGTGAAATCGGTCACGCAAAAAACAAGAAAACCTTGATTGATGCAGGCAGGGTATGTTAGCACCCACGTAACAGTTCTTCAGTATGTCACAGGGATGCCGGCATGAGCGGAATCACCTGCCGACATCAGCGGAATTTGCACTAGGGCAAAATAATCGCGATGATTAACGGAGTATATGAATTCGTTTCAATATAATACGATCGCAAGCAATGGACATGTATTGAAATAAAAGGCGCTGTATTGCAATATGGGCAGGTTTTAATAGAGGCGTATGGCGTATAAGGAGAAAAGATGTCACAAAAGTTGAATCTCAAAGAATCGTTCAGGCTTTATGAAGAGGCAAAGAGGCTCTGCCCCGGCGGCATGATGGGGATAAGGCGTCCATATAATTTCGTCGAAGGGGAATATCCCATATTCATTAAGACAGGTGACAAAGGGCACATTGTAGATGTCGACGGCAACGATTATATAGACATGCTCTGTTCCTATGGCCCCATCATCCTGGGCCACAAAGAAAAGGAGATAGACGACGCGGTCACGGAGCAAATTAAGCAGGGCTTTTGCTTCAGCCTTGTTCAGCCTGTGCAGAACGAACTTGAAAAAAAACTTATAGAAAAGATCCCCTGTTGCGATATGTCCATTCTTGTGAAGACTGGCACCGATGCAACAACCTGCGCGGTGCGTATCGCGCGCGGATTTACAAGGCGTAACAAGATACTTCGTTGCGGTTATCACGGCTGGGCCGACTGGGCGGTCGAGGTGCATAACGGCGTCCCCGAGCATGTCTATGCCGACACGATAGAGTTCCACTATAACGACCTTAAGGACCTTGAAGAAAAGCTTGAGGCGAACAAGAATGAAACCGCCTGCGTTATAGTCACGCCTATAGGGCACCCTCTTGCAAAGCCGGTTGAAGAGCCAAGGCCCGGCTACCTTGAAGGCGTGAGAAAGCTTGCCGACAAGTATAACGTGGTCCTGATATTCGACGAGATCCGCACCGGTTTCCGCGTGAGCATGGGCGGCGCGCAGGAACGTTATAAAGTGACCCCGGACATGGCGTGCGTAGGCAAGGCGATGGCGAACGGTTATCCAATATCGGCAGTTGTCGGCAAAGAGAAGTTCATGAAGATGGCGGAAAAAGACGTATTCATATCCTCCACGTTTTTCCCGAACAGTCTAGAGATGATAGCGGCGCTAAAGACCATCGAGATATTGGAAAGGGAAAAGGTGTGCGAATCTATCTGGAAGAGGGGAACCGAATTCCTGAACCAGCTTCAGAAGATCGTCGAAGGCTCAAGGCTTCCCGTAAAGGTCTCGGGTATCCCTCCTATGCCATATATAACCTTTGACGTCGATAACGCCGGCCTTTATAAAAAGCGCCGCACCCAGTTCTATACCGAGGCGATAAGGCGCGGTCTCTTTATTCAGCCCTATCACCACTGGTACATAGCGCATCGTCATACGGACGCCGACCTCCAAAAAGCCATTGATATTATTAAAGAATCGCTTTCAATTGTTGCAAAAGAGGTTGTCTAGTGCTATAGGCGCATGAAACATTATGTCAGGAATAGGAATAATACTAAATCCGCATTCGCGCTCTTATAAGCATAACCCCGAGCGCATGGAAAGACTTGGTTTTATCGTGGGCGATAAGGCCAGTTGCCACGCCACGCACGATATCCTTGACGTCGAGGCACTGGCAAAGGAGTTCAAGGAGAAGCAGATAGAGATACTCGGCATCTCCGGCGGCGACGGTACGAACCACGTCACGCTCTCCACATTTCTCAACGTTTACGGGGATTCCCCGTTGCCGAAGATAGCCTTTCTTCGCGGCGGAACGATGAATAACATTACTAACGCCCTCGGCATTAAGGGGCTCCCCGAGAAGATACTTTCTAACCTCATATTCAAGTACCACGCCGGCGAAGAGTTCAAGTCGACCGAAGTAGATGTGATGAACATAAACGGCAAGCACGGATTTCTTTTTGGAACGGGACTTGTCTGCCGGTTCATGGAGGAATATTACCGCCTCGTAAAAAAGACCCCCTTTAACGCCGGCAAGCTCCTTGCGTATTTCTTTGCAAGCGCGGCGTTCAACACCAGCTATATCCAGAAGATGACCGAACGTTTCGACGCCAAGGTGACCGTCGACGGAAAGGAGTGGGGTTTTAAGAACTATGTCTCGCTACATGCCGGGACCATAGAGACCTTCGGGCTTCATTTTGACCCATTCTTCCGCGCCCGCGAAAAACCGGGTCACTTTCATTTGATAGGCCTTTCGGGAACGTCACACACAGTTCTTGTCGGTTTTCCCTGGATTTTCATGCGCAAAAAGATCCCCGGCGACAGCAACTTAGAAGACATTGCGGGCGAGGTCGTAATAGAGCTTGAGTATCCCATGACCTATCAGATGGACGGAGACGTTCATCCGGCGACCGATAAGATAACCATAAAGACGGGCCCAAGGCTCACAGCCATCATCTCCTGACCCCCATATGCAAAAAACAAGACCATGCCCATATTGCAAGAAACCGGTCGATTGGGACGAAAGTAAGTGGCGTCCTTTTTGTTCGGAGAGGTGCAAGATGATAGACCTAGGACATTGGGCGATGGGTTCGTATAGGTTGGCGGGCAATGCCATTACCGGGGAAAGTTCAGAAGCCGAGGCTGATGATAATGTTGAAGATGAGAAAAGAAGTGTCTAAGTGCACAAGCGCCTAAGTTATTATGAAAAAAGATGAGAAGATAAATGTGTTTAGGGGGCGTATCATTAATCCGCTGTCGCCTTCCGAAGCGGCTGAATTCAGAGACGGCTGTCTTGCTGTTGGCCCCGATGGAAAGATAATATTCTGCGGAAGTCATAAAGATTTCAACTTACGCACTTACGCACTTACGCACTCACGCACTAGAATCAATGATCTCCGCGGCTATCTCATAATCCCGGGCCTTGTTGACTGCCATCTTCACCTTCCTCAACTGGATCAACGGGGGCAACACGGGGCAACACTTCTTAACTGGCTTGAAAAACATATCTTCCCGGCGGAAAAGGCCTTTTCAAGCCTTAAGGTCGCCGACGATGTAGGAAAGCGTTTCTTTAAAAAGCTCATCTTGAACGGAACGACTACCGCCGCCATCTACACGACCATACACGCAAGGTCCACCGACCATGTCTTTAAGCTGGCAAAAGAGGCCGGCGTCCGCGCGATAATCGGCAAGATGATGATGGACCAGAATTCTCCGGAAGGTCTGGAAGAGGATACGCACACGTCGTTAAAGGAGTCCGAAGAGCTCTGTTCTAAATGGCACAATGTCGAGGGCGGCAGGCTTAAATACGCTTTCACTCCCCGGTTCGCGCCAACGTGTTCGGAGACGCTCCTCTCTGAAGTGGGGAGCCTTGCAAAGGAGTATGACGCATATATCCAGACCCACATCGCCGAAAACCTGTCCGAAAATGGGCGTGTGAAGGAACTTTTCCCGGATTACGGCG from Deltaproteobacteria bacterium CG11_big_fil_rev_8_21_14_0_20_49_13 harbors:
- the guaD gene encoding guanine deaminase; this encodes MKKDEKINVFRGRIINPLSPSEAAEFRDGCLAVGPDGKIIFCGSHKDFNLRTYALTHSRTRINDLRGYLIIPGLVDCHLHLPQLDQRGQHGATLLNWLEKHIFPAEKAFSSLKVADDVGKRFFKKLILNGTTTAAIYTTIHARSTDHVFKLAKEAGVRAIIGKMMMDQNSPEGLEEDTHTSLKESEELCSKWHNVEGGRLKYAFTPRFAPTCSETLLSEVGSLAKEYDAYIQTHIAENLSENGRVKELFPDYGDYTDVYEDNFCLGPKTILGHAIHLSDDELRRLAQTKTKLAHCPTSNFFLKSGRMPVERIEEHGIHYGLGTDVGAGTSMSLFTAMRHADYIQPNIAVTPVKALYLATLGGARALSLDNETGNFEAGKAADFNTIDICGIDPRYKLSELDCNEVLALLMYRGMGNAVKASFVAGKKLNVDALKIKGEKPLKGMLSRV
- a CDS encoding DNA gyrase inhibitor YacG; translated protein: MQKTRPCPYCKKPVDWDESKWRPFCSERCKMIDLGHWAMGSYRLAGNAITGESSEAEADDNVEDEKRSV
- a CDS encoding glutamate-1-semialdehyde 2,1-aminomutase, with the translated sequence MSQKLNLKESFRLYEEAKRLCPGGMMGIRRPYNFVEGEYPIFIKTGDKGHIVDVDGNDYIDMLCSYGPIILGHKEKEIDDAVTEQIKQGFCFSLVQPVQNELEKKLIEKIPCCDMSILVKTGTDATTCAVRIARGFTRRNKILRCGYHGWADWAVEVHNGVPEHVYADTIEFHYNDLKDLEEKLEANKNETACVIVTPIGHPLAKPVEEPRPGYLEGVRKLADKYNVVLIFDEIRTGFRVSMGGAQERYKVTPDMACVGKAMANGYPISAVVGKEKFMKMAEKDVFISSTFFPNSLEMIAALKTIEILEREKVCESIWKRGTEFLNQLQKIVEGSRLPVKVSGIPPMPYITFDVDNAGLYKKRRTQFYTEAIRRGLFIQPYHHWYIAHRHTDADLQKAIDIIKESLSIVAKEVV